The Syntrophus gentianae genome contains the following window.
GGAATCGCCCACCAGGACACAGCCCCTGGCGCCCAAAGCTTTCAGGCGGGCCAAACCCTCGTGGACAAGGGCTTTCCCGATGCCCCGTCTCTGGAATTCCGGCAGTACGGAAATCGGGCCAAGGCCATACCAATTCTCACTGCCGTCGGAAACGGTTACAGGAGAGAAGGCAATATGGCCGATCACTTCTCCCTCAACTTCTGCAACCAGAGAAACCGTCAAGGCCTTGCTCTTTCGCAGGACATTGATGATGAATTGTTCGACCTGTTCACTATGGGGGTGATTCTCGAAGGCCGTTTTAGTGACCTCGGAAATGACTTCCACATCCGACTTCCTCTCGTTACGGATAATCATTTTCAGCCTGATCCTTTTCATCAATGTCAAGGGTCTTGTTTTTCCAATGCGCCGTTACCAATATGCCTCTCCTTCGGTATAGAGGACGGCCTTCCCGGAATTTTTCACCTCGTTAACTCGTCAAGACTTCATGAGCAGGAGGCTCAAGGCCATCAACAGCATGCCGGCCACGAGTCCATAGAGACTGTCATGCCCTTTCCCGTAGGCCCTGCTTGTCGGAAGCAGTTCATCCAGACTGATATACACCATGATGCCCGCCACGCCTCCGAAAAGCATTCCCATCATTTGGGGTGGAAGGGCGCCCGCGTTGCCTGCGAAAAGGAACCGGATCGCGAGGTAAGCTGCAACTGCGCCAAGGGGCTCGGCTAAGCCGCTGAGCACCGAGTACAAAAATGCCCTTTTTCGATTGCCTGTAGCGTAGAAGATCGGGACGGAGACGCTGATTCCCTCGGGGATGTTATGCAGTGCAATCGCCACGGCGATTGCCACGCCCAAGCTTGGATCCTCCAGAGCGGCGAAGAATGTGGCCAGTCCTTCCGGAAAATTGTGAATCCCTATCACCAGGGCAATGAACAGTCCCGTCCGCATGAGATTTGGCCGATGGATGCCGTGATTGTGAAGTCCTTCAACCGTCGGCTTCCTGTGGACTGTAGATTCAAAGTCCGGGATCGTCGCCGTAGAATCATGGAGCGGCAAGGTCTCCGCTTCCGCATGGGGCTCGTGCGGGTTCTCAGCGGACGGGATCAGGTTGTCCACGAGACCAATCAACAGCATGCCACCGAAAAAGGAGGCTGCATTGATCCAGTGCCCCCAGTAGTCCCCGTAACTCTCAACAAGGGATTCCAACCCCTTGAAATAGATCTCTACAAATGAAAGATAGAGCATGACGCCAGCCGAGAAACCCGTCGCCAGCGAGAGGAATCGATAGTCCGTTCTCCGGGCCTTGAACGCGATAATACTGCCGATTCCTGTCGTCATGCCTGCAAACAGGGTCAGCCCGAAGGCAATCCAAAGGTTCTTCACGTGATTATGCAGACCTGCCCATAATTAAAAACTTTTTCCCTCATAGCATAATCATTCCTCGTCTTCTATCCCGAAAATTCATGAAGGGATAAAATAGCCGCTGGTGCTGCAATCCAGGTTACTGGAGATCCAAGGGATGGCGATCGTCATCCCTTGGATCGCGGTTGCGGTCCACTCCGAACGGTACTGTGACTGAGGGAGGCCATATCGCTTGACAGTCGATCCCGGGCCAACTATAAAGCGGAGGAAAAAGGTGAAAGAAGTCAGGAAATACAAGCGTATGGATCATCGCCATAGTCTCGATCAGGCCGATGTAAGTCCGGATGTGCGTGTCCCGCCGTTCCAACTCTTCCTCTCGTTCTTCCGAATCGGCCTCACCGCTTTCGGCCGGCCGGCTATCATTGCCCATGTTGCGGAACTTGCCGTGAATCGCAAGAAGTGGCTGGATTCCGATACGTTTCGCAACGGCCTTGCCCTCAGCCAAAGGTTGTTTCGCAAAACAGACCCGGCTGTATCGCGAGGATGTCGATGGGCCGACGGTAAAGTCAAAATATCTATAACTGGAGAAAATTGGTCCGGGATGAAAAGAGGGCCTTTATTCCTGGGATCATCTACAAAGAAACCGGCGATCCTCAAATCAACAAGTCGATAACAGGAAATGGATCAAACCGAACTCGTTTGCTGTCAGGTAATGATCATTAATAACAACTACTTGTGTTGCGTGCTTGATCAGGCATGTAACTTGCTAGATTTAGATGTAAGGCGCCCATCAGCAAACACCTAAGCAAGCGGGGAGGTGAGAACAGTGGAAACAACACTGACATTCAAGGGTGCGAACTCGATTTACGATTTTCTGGTTTTTGAGGAAGTTATCGGCGCGAGTCAACCCTATACCGGTGAGCAATATCTGTTGATCAGAGGGAGAGGCGTTGTGCCGATTGACAGGAATTTCGCTTTCAAAGGACACCTCAGAACCGAAATCTGTGACATTTTTTTCTGATTCTGCCATTCAGGGGAAATAAGTATCCTGTCAGATCTGGAAACAGACCTGCAGGATTCCGCTCCCGAAAGGTTCGATCGACTCCCGTCTAATTGGTCATCCAGCCGCAGTTGTATTCTCGGAACCGGGTAGGGCGATTTGGCTCATTATGCTACCCACATTCCAGAAATTTCCGTTTGTATTCCTCAAACAACGCCAGGGAATAATCCCTCTCCGCACTTGAAGGGATATAATTGCAAAGGGCCGCTTTCCTGAGCAACTCTGCCCTGATCGCCGAAGTCTCAGTCAGTTTCAACTCCGCCACTTCCCTGAGAATAGAATCCATATTCGCGATGCCTACCCGGAAACCGCCGGGCAAGGTCAGTTTCTTCGGGGTTCCTCTTGGATCCGGCGCGCAGGTAGGCACCTGCTCCAGCGATATCTTTGTCATGTCCTTCTCCTTTCTCCGGGATGATGGAATAGAAGAGGCAAGTTCACTTCAGATAATTTGAATCTCGTTCCCGCGTCCTTTGCCTGGCTGCCTCCTTCAGTTCGGCATGGCGGAAACAATCAAAGACATGATCATTCACCATCCCGATCGCCTGCATGAAAGCGTAGCAGATAGTCGAACCAACGAAGTTAAATCCCCGTCCCTTCAGGTCTTTGCTCATCTTATCGGAAAGGGTGTTTTTTACCGGTACTTCGGCCAGCGAATGCCATGTGTTCTGGATGGGCTGATTATCGACATAGCGCCAGAGAAAAGAGTCGAAGGAGCCGAACTCTTCAACAATGGTGAGGACTCCCCTTGCATTTCGAATTGCCGATTCGATCTTTCGACGATTTCTCACGATGCCTGGGTCTGCCAGCAGGCGCTCTACATCCGCTTCTGAATAACCGGCGATTTTCCGGGGTTCGAATCCATGGAAAGCGGTACGGTAGGTCTCCCGTTTCTTGAGGATGGTCAGCCAGCTTAGACCTGCCTGCGCCCCCTCTAGAGTCAGCATTTCGAAAAGACCGCGATCATCATGGCAAGGCACGCCCCATTCATTGTCATGATAGGTCACATAGAGCGGATTCGTACCGCACCATCCGCATCTGTTTTTCATCGGGTTCAAATCCTTCATAACGTTCAATCTTATTCAGAGTTCTTTTAGATCATTACTCCTTAAAATTCAAAGGTTAATCCTTCAGAAAGGCATCGTATCCTTCATCTTATCGAGAAGATTCCAAGTCGATCCCTGCCGGAAGGATAGAGCCATACGGGAGCGTTTTGATTGACTTTACTTTGTTCCTATAAGAAGCTATGAACATCGGGAGCACTAGAAACATCAAGGGATAAAGGAAAGGGAAACCATGTCGATGATCGGAACGTACGCAAGAGGACTGATTCTGGCGGTTATGTTCTTCCTGTTGATAACCTCCGGCGCCTGGTCTGCCGCCAAGGAAGAGACCGACCAGGCTGGGAAGGCGCCTCAACAGGCCGAAGCTTCATACGATGACCCTCTGGGACGAAGCACCCCACAGGGTACCATTGTCGGTTTCCTCAAGGCGATTGAGAGGGAGGACTATGAACGGGCCGTCGACTATCTCGACACAAGGCAGACGGGAAAGAACGCCCGGCAACTTTCCCTTGAACTCCAGCGGGTACTCGATGAAAGGGTGTCCGTCGCTGAAACCAAACTGAGCACGAAACCCGAAGGAGATCTGGAGGATGGTCTGCCCGTTCAAAGGGAACTCGTGGCGGTTGTCAAGACGAAGTCGGGGGAACACAAAATCCTGCTTGAGCGCGTCCGGAAGGGGGACAACCCCGAGGTCTGGCTGTTCTCCGCGGAGACTCTCAAGCTCATCCCACATATCTATGAGGAGATCGACTCTCCCTGGTTCGAGGGGCGTCTGCCGGCCGCGCTGACGGAAAACCGCCTGGCCGGCCTTCCCTTGTACCGGTGGATCATGCCGCTGCTGATGCTTCCTGTGGCCATTTTATTTGGCTGGATCACTACCGTCTTATTCTATGCTCTGCTGCAAAAGTCCCTTCGCCACCGCCTTGACGAATCGGGATTGATAACCCTCAGGCGGATCAGGAAACCCCTGGTTTTTCTTTTCTCGGCAGGCATGATCTACCTGCTTTCTCTAGGCGGTTTTACCCTGCTCGACCGGCTTTTCTGGACGTTTCTATCCTCAACGATGGCGGTTGCCGGCCTGACGTGGATCTGCTTCCACCTGATTGAAGTCGGCGCAGAGATCATGGAGCGGCGCAGGCCTGAGGGTGCCGATGCGGTCATCCGCCTTTCGGCGACCCTGCTAAAGGCACTGGTCGTCATGACGGGGCTGGTGGTCATCTTCCATTACTTTGCCGGGATCAATCTTACCGCCGTGGTGGCCGGTCTCGGCATCGGCGGCATCGCCGTAGCCTTTGCCGCCCAGAAGACCATCGAGAATTTCTTCGGGGGCGTCTTTCTGGTCTGGGACAAACCCATCCGGCTCGGCGATTTCTGCAAGGCCGGCGAGTACCAGGGGATTGTCGAGCACATCGGCCTTCGCTCCACCCAGATTCGAACATCAAACCGTACCGTTGCCTTTATTCCCAACGGCCAGCTCGCGTCGATTCCTGTCGAGAACTTCACCCTGCGCGATCGTTTCCTTCTCCGGCATACCCTGAATCTGCGCTACGAGACGACAGCAGACCAGCTCCGTTTCATCCTGGCAGAGCTTCGCGAGCTTCTCTACCGGCACTCCCGCGTGGACTCCATGACGGTGCGCGTACGTTTAATCGGCTTCGGTCAGTCATCCCTTGATGTAGAGATTTTTGCCTATGTCCTTGAGGCGGCCTATGAGCAGTTCCTCGCCGTTCAGGAAGACCTGCTGCTGCGGATCATGGATCTCGTCGAGTCGGCCGGCAGCGGTTTTGCCTTTCCCTCACAGACCCTTTACATGTCTCGGGACGAAGGTCTGGATGAAGGAAAGGGCCACGAAGCGGCCGAGGCCGCACAGCGCTGGCGAGCCCGGGGCGAGCTGCCCTTTCCGGATCACGCGCCCGAGAGGATTTCACAACTCGAGGGCACACTGGACTATCCCCCGAAAGGTTCGGTTCTGAGCGAAAAGAAGGAAGGCGACTGAGAACAGCGGTTCATCCGAGGGGCTTGCCGCCGTTGAGCCGTTCATAGATCCGGATGTACTGGGCGATCATCTTCTGAAGGCTGTATTTCTCCCTGGATTCCCTCATGATCCGCCGGATCTGGGCTTCACGGACGGCCAGGGGCTTCCGGTGAAAGTTCAGGCTCCTTTCCAGACCATACCACAGTCCGCCTGGATCATAATCCCGGAAAAGGAACCCATTGCCTTCATCCTGCGGGGCGCCGTCCATTTTCAGCCGCAATTCGGTGATCTTGTCATGATAGCCGCCCGTATCCCGGTTTGTGGCCGTCGCGCCGAAGAGATTTCCCACCTGATCGATCTGACCGCAGGGTTCGTACAGCGAAGCGCCGAAGACATCGCAGGCCGCTGCGTAACCGAGCATCGACAGGGCTTCATCAAATCCGAAATAGGCGATCCGGCCCTGCGAGGCATAGGCGATTCGACCGAGAATCTCCACGTGGGTGCGGTCGCCGCCGATTCCATCCCCGATGACGGCGATCTGGGCGTCGGGATGGACGGAAACGAAGTTCTGGGCGATCGCTTCCAGGAGGTCAATGCCCTTCTGGTAGGGATCCAGGCGGGAAGGCCAGTAGAAGAGGATGGCGTCCGGGTTGACGTTCAAACCGGTTCTCTGTTGAAAGGCCACCAGGTTTTCCCGTTTCGCCTTCATGATGGAATTGTCCAGGCCATATTTCTGTACCAGGAAAGGGCAGTTTTCAGGGTACATGGCGGAAGCCGGGGCATTCAGGATCGCCTGGGCGCCGTTGTTGAAATACTTGACCTTGACTTCATTCCTGACGCTGGGCGGAATAATCGGCCGATCGAGAAAGTAGTCGTCCACGACCTCGCGGAGAAAATGTTCTCCCACGAAATTGATCACCGTTGCATTTTTTATCGCCGTGGCCTGGCAGTCGATGCAGGTCTTTCCGTAAGCCTCTGCGTAGTAAAGGTGCTCCGAAATCCGGTTCAGGTTGATTCCGGACAGCAACTCCAAAGGTAGATTTTCCGTGAAGACATTGTGCACGGTATGTAGAACCGGTACATCGGTCGCTCTTGCATAGGCGGTTATGGCGCCGCCTGCCATCCAGTCGTGGCTGTGGATGATCATCCGCCCTCCATGCTTGGACCGGACAGTCTTGATGATGTTATTGACGATCTCACGCTGGAATTCAGCGGCGGTGCCCAGGACATCTCCGGAATAGGCGCTGAGATTGTCGGCAAAAATCGCCGAACTGATGAGAGAGATGTTTTCGGGATCAATCTTGTACCGGATTTCCTGCCATTGATGCTCCGACATCCTGGATTCCTGTTGAAACCGCTTCTTCAGATTCAGGGTGGCCAGGTGAACGTCGATCCCTCTCTCCAGAAGCCCCTCACACAA
Protein-coding sequences here:
- a CDS encoding mechanosensitive ion channel family protein, yielding MSMIGTYARGLILAVMFFLLITSGAWSAAKEETDQAGKAPQQAEASYDDPLGRSTPQGTIVGFLKAIEREDYERAVDYLDTRQTGKNARQLSLELQRVLDERVSVAETKLSTKPEGDLEDGLPVQRELVAVVKTKSGEHKILLERVRKGDNPEVWLFSAETLKLIPHIYEEIDSPWFEGRLPAALTENRLAGLPLYRWIMPLLMLPVAILFGWITTVLFYALLQKSLRHRLDESGLITLRRIRKPLVFLFSAGMIYLLSLGGFTLLDRLFWTFLSSTMAVAGLTWICFHLIEVGAEIMERRRPEGADAVIRLSATLLKALVVMTGLVVIFHYFAGINLTAVVAGLGIGGIAVAFAAQKTIENFFGGVFLVWDKPIRLGDFCKAGEYQGIVEHIGLRSTQIRTSNRTVAFIPNGQLASIPVENFTLRDRFLLRHTLNLRYETTADQLRFILAELRELLYRHSRVDSMTVRVRLIGFGQSSLDVEIFAYVLEAAYEQFLAVQEDLLLRIMDLVESAGSGFAFPSQTLYMSRDEGLDEGKGHEAAEAAQRWRARGELPFPDHAPERISQLEGTLDYPPKGSVLSEKKEGD
- a CDS encoding DNA-3-methyladenine glycosylase I, yielding MKNRCGWCGTNPLYVTYHDNEWGVPCHDDRGLFEMLTLEGAQAGLSWLTILKKRETYRTAFHGFEPRKIAGYSEADVERLLADPGIVRNRRKIESAIRNARGVLTIVEEFGSFDSFLWRYVDNQPIQNTWHSLAEVPVKNTLSDKMSKDLKGRGFNFVGSTICYAFMQAIGMVNDHVFDCFRHAELKEAARQRTRERDSNYLK
- a CDS encoding glycogen/starch synthase, with amino-acid sequence MPSVIFYFQLHQPFRLHPDREKFLWDEENREVFLKASERSYLPALRMFAELIRQHPSFRVTLSMSGTFLEQAQIYDPDVVNALRTLLDRGRESQQVEFLDETYYHSLTSLFADPHKQEFRDQVSLHRESIRKLFGIFPRSFRDTELIFNKSIADIIADMGYISMLCEPRENSQMGHETGSISPNRVFRAGGSNLIVISRNRTLSNDVSFRFSDYPLTPEEYAGSIARIEGDVVLLGYDLEHIGGHIHEEKGIFDFWRGLPTALETYPEILIETPSQTAVRLKEASLPSLDTHGSFSSSWLDAVRMTFGWLESSTQYDLFKNLESMEGVARRAGGELLTRWRNLTASDHIYFLNEQSDVKPVLCRYDNPYEKSTIRATEILTRKICILETNITRFEILKKAEKTPILLITPETGRLPSDMGMLAKYISGKSGGQGEVVTALCEGLLERGIDVHLATLNLKKRFQQESRMSEHQWQEIRYKIDPENISLISSAIFADNLSAYSGDVLGTAAEFQREIVNNIIKTVRSKHGGRMIIHSHDWMAGGAITAYARATDVPVLHTVHNVFTENLPLELLSGINLNRISEHLYYAEAYGKTCIDCQATAIKNATVINFVGEHFLREVVDDYFLDRPIIPPSVRNEVKVKYFNNGAQAILNAPASAMYPENCPFLVQKYGLDNSIMKAKRENLVAFQQRTGLNVNPDAILFYWPSRLDPYQKGIDLLEAIAQNFVSVHPDAQIAVIGDGIGGDRTHVEILGRIAYASQGRIAYFGFDEALSMLGYAAACDVFGASLYEPCGQIDQVGNLFGATATNRDTGGYHDKITELRLKMDGAPQDEGNGFLFRDYDPGGLWYGLERSLNFHRKPLAVREAQIRRIMRESREKYSLQKMIAQYIRIYERLNGGKPLG
- the zupT gene encoding zinc transporter ZupT gives rise to the protein MKNLWIAFGLTLFAGMTTGIGSIIAFKARRTDYRFLSLATGFSAGVMLYLSFVEIYFKGLESLVESYGDYWGHWINAASFFGGMLLIGLVDNLIPSAENPHEPHAEAETLPLHDSTATIPDFESTVHRKPTVEGLHNHGIHRPNLMRTGLFIALVIGIHNFPEGLATFFAALEDPSLGVAIAVAIALHNIPEGISVSVPIFYATGNRKRAFLYSVLSGLAEPLGAVAAYLAIRFLFAGNAGALPPQMMGMLFGGVAGIMVYISLDELLPTSRAYGKGHDSLYGLVAGMLLMALSLLLMKS
- a CDS encoding GNAT family N-acetyltransferase yields the protein MIIRNERKSDVEVISEVTKTAFENHPHSEQVEQFIINVLRKSKALTVSLVAEVEGEVIGHIAFSPVTVSDGSENWYGLGPISVLPEFQRRGIGKALVHEGLARLKALGARGCVLVGDSAYYQKFGFRNLPDLILDEIPQMFFLALPFGRNSARGTVVFHPGFSARS